Proteins found in one Labrenzia sp. VG12 genomic segment:
- a CDS encoding N-acetylglutaminylglutamine amidotransferase, with the protein MCGICGEVVFGGEQADVVRVSRMADAMEARGPDGMGVTQRGRVAFGHRRLRIIDLSERGAQPMTDMALGLSLVFNGCIYNYQELREDLTAKGYAFFSTSDTEVILKAWAEWGKDCFARFHGMFAIAIHEHESGRIHLARDRFGIKPFYLSEAGNRLAFASSLPALLAGGGIDTSIDRVALHHYMSWHAVVPAPRTILNGVRKLPAATVRSIEADGSASDYTYWAPDFEKSAEDLARSADDWRDAVLESLRTAVRRRMVADVPVGVLLSGGVDSSLIVGLLAEEGQKGLATFSIGFEEAHGEKGDEFQYSDLIAEHYGTSHNQIFIPSSHLQENLPGAIRAMSEPMVSYDNIGFYLLSREVSKHIKVVQSGQGADEVFAGYHWYPKLSGSNRPVQDYRAAFFDRTEAQMAEAVAPDYRCERDESLAFVEAHFAGAGAEDPVDKALRLDTNVMLVDDPVKRVDNHSMAWGLEARVPFLDHELVELAGRIPAEFKLAQDGKGVLKEAARQVIPSAVIDRPKGYFPVPALKYIQGDYLDMVRDTLSSRAARDRGLFNQAYLDKLYADPTKYITPLRGSELWQVALLEMWLQAQEV; encoded by the coding sequence ATGTGCGGCATTTGCGGCGAAGTGGTTTTTGGTGGCGAACAGGCGGATGTTGTCCGGGTCTCCCGGATGGCCGATGCAATGGAAGCCCGCGGTCCCGATGGCATGGGTGTCACCCAGCGTGGCCGGGTCGCCTTCGGCCACCGGCGTCTCAGAATTATCGATCTGAGTGAACGCGGCGCACAGCCGATGACCGACATGGCCCTGGGCCTGTCACTGGTGTTCAATGGCTGCATCTACAATTACCAGGAGCTGCGCGAAGACCTGACGGCAAAAGGCTATGCCTTCTTTTCGACCAGTGACACCGAAGTCATCCTCAAAGCCTGGGCGGAATGGGGCAAGGATTGTTTTGCACGCTTTCACGGCATGTTTGCCATTGCCATTCACGAACATGAAAGTGGCCGCATCCACCTGGCCCGCGACCGCTTCGGTATCAAGCCGTTTTACCTGAGCGAAGCCGGCAACCGCCTCGCGTTTGCCTCCTCCCTGCCGGCGCTTCTGGCGGGCGGCGGGATCGATACGTCGATCGACCGTGTCGCCCTGCACCACTACATGAGCTGGCACGCAGTTGTTCCTGCTCCGCGCACCATCTTGAACGGAGTGCGCAAGCTGCCGGCGGCCACGGTCCGCAGCATCGAGGCCGACGGGTCTGCCAGCGACTACACCTATTGGGCGCCGGATTTCGAGAAATCGGCAGAAGACCTGGCACGCAGTGCCGACGACTGGCGCGATGCGGTTCTGGAAAGCCTGCGCACCGCCGTCCGCCGCCGTATGGTGGCCGATGTTCCGGTAGGTGTGCTCCTGTCGGGTGGTGTCGATTCAAGCCTGATCGTCGGCCTCCTTGCCGAAGAAGGCCAGAAGGGACTGGCAACTTTCTCGATCGGCTTCGAGGAAGCCCACGGCGAGAAGGGGGATGAATTCCAGTATTCGGACCTGATTGCCGAGCACTACGGCACCAGTCACAACCAGATCTTCATCCCCTCCTCGCACTTGCAGGAAAACCTGCCGGGCGCGATCCGCGCGATGTCGGAACCGATGGTCTCTTATGACAATATCGGCTTCTACCTGCTTTCCAGGGAAGTCTCCAAACACATCAAGGTGGTCCAGTCTGGCCAGGGCGCGGATGAGGTTTTTGCAGGCTACCACTGGTATCCCAAGCTGTCCGGCTCCAACCGGCCCGTCCAGGACTATCGCGCCGCCTTTTTCGACCGGACGGAAGCGCAGATGGCCGAGGCCGTTGCCCCTGACTATCGTTGCGAACGGGACGAAAGCCTTGCGTTCGTGGAGGCCCATTTTGCAGGAGCCGGCGCCGAAGACCCGGTCGACAAGGCGCTTCGTCTCGACACCAATGTCATGCTGGTGGACGACCCGGTCAAACGCGTCGACAATCACTCCATGGCCTGGGGGCTTGAGGCACGCGTGCCCTTCCTGGACCACGAACTCGTCGAGCTTGCCGGACGCATTCCGGCCGAGTTCAAGCTCGCTCAGGACGGCAAGGGCGTTTTGAAGGAAGCGGCCCGTCAGGTGATCCCGAGCGCAGTGATTGACCGGCCCAAGGGCTATTTTCCGGTGCCTGCACTCAAATACATTCAGGGCGACTACCTGGACATGGTCCGCGACACGCTTTCAAGCCGTGCCGCCCGAGACCGCGGCCTGTTCAACCAGGCCTATCTCGACAAGCTCTATGCCGATCCGACCAAATACATCACGCCGTTGCGTGGCTCGGAACTCTGGCAAGTCGCCCTTCTGGAAATGTGGCTGCAGGCACAGGAGGTCTGA
- a CDS encoding EAL domain-containing protein encodes MGLHTLVFRISSILVILVLCSIGLVSGLSYFELSRTTKENASIRIDRAARSAVAILCFGTDFVFHPEFDSNNNPVSLRIAADATRFPLQPSDQFNQLVTAIGRTNQGAANLFKWSEETATFDRFATTFKAPDGGPAPAFSLGEGHPAYASLAAGHPYIGNVPVQGRLRLAYLTPILTADGKVAGAVAVDVGWVDDLTHAENRLKTRILSAAIVILTAVILIGGLLLRFELLPLRQLAGVANDLAGGTKTKNIPHTERRDEIGDLAHGLEKVTDLQDKLHKLAYTDPVTTAGNRAQYFSDLRKALLRAKQNRASASLIHLDFNGFAKVNDTFGQQVGNRILLQAYARLANIFGPRAQIARISADDFCILLPFDSQGAIAEDYAIKALELLSSPFHLEEGEIRVEPSIGIALLPRDAEDVETAHRVAGLALRAAKKKEGPRYEFFAPPLNERIQKEMLTETLLRAALKTDQLLLHYQPQIRPVDGRLVGVEALIRWPSEKRGFIPPGEFIPIAEKTGLVLELGQYVLEAACKQAAAWRQEGFDFRQVSVNVSPLQFRQPSFADTVRNVLDTYGLPPHVLCLEVTENVFFDTSEVTVLDILSDLQQIGVQLSLDDFGSGYSSLIYLHRLPFQELKIDRAFLTKADENPQKRQLFEAIVGLSRSLGLRVIAEGAETAGEYALTAALGCDGLQGFYCSPAVPAGELRDRVSAFQKTLADSGKPLSGISERKRA; translated from the coding sequence TTGGGTCTACATACGCTTGTATTCCGGATCAGCTCCATTCTGGTCATTTTGGTCCTCTGCAGTATCGGCCTTGTCTCCGGCCTGAGCTATTTTGAGCTCTCCAGAACGACCAAGGAAAACGCCTCCATCCGGATCGACCGCGCCGCGCGGAGCGCCGTCGCGATTCTTTGTTTTGGCACAGACTTCGTTTTCCACCCCGAGTTCGACAGCAACAACAACCCGGTATCGCTGAGGATTGCTGCTGACGCCACCCGGTTCCCGCTGCAACCGAGCGACCAGTTCAACCAGTTGGTCACTGCGATCGGGAGAACCAATCAGGGAGCTGCCAACCTGTTCAAGTGGTCCGAGGAAACGGCCACCTTCGACCGGTTTGCAACCACCTTCAAGGCTCCTGACGGCGGTCCGGCGCCCGCTTTTTCGCTGGGCGAGGGCCATCCGGCTTATGCCAGCCTGGCTGCAGGCCATCCCTATATCGGCAATGTGCCCGTGCAGGGCCGCCTTCGGCTGGCCTATCTGACGCCCATCCTGACGGCGGATGGCAAGGTTGCGGGCGCCGTTGCCGTCGATGTCGGCTGGGTCGATGATCTGACCCATGCGGAGAACCGCTTGAAGACGCGGATCCTGTCGGCGGCGATTGTCATCCTGACGGCGGTTATTCTGATTGGCGGCCTCCTTTTGCGGTTCGAGCTGTTGCCCCTGCGCCAGCTTGCAGGTGTTGCCAACGACCTGGCGGGAGGCACCAAGACCAAGAACATTCCACACACGGAACGCCGCGACGAAATTGGCGACCTTGCACACGGCCTTGAGAAAGTGACGGATCTGCAGGACAAGCTGCACAAGCTTGCCTATACCGACCCTGTCACGACAGCGGGCAACCGCGCCCAGTATTTCTCGGATCTTCGCAAGGCCCTGCTGCGCGCAAAGCAGAACAGGGCCTCGGCGTCCCTGATCCATCTCGATTTCAACGGCTTCGCCAAGGTCAACGACACATTCGGCCAGCAGGTCGGCAACCGGATCCTGCTTCAGGCCTATGCGCGTCTTGCCAACATTTTTGGTCCCAGGGCCCAGATCGCCCGGATTTCGGCCGATGACTTCTGCATTCTGTTGCCATTTGACAGCCAGGGAGCCATTGCAGAGGACTACGCGATCAAGGCGCTTGAACTGCTTTCCTCCCCCTTTCACCTGGAAGAAGGGGAAATCCGGGTTGAGCCGAGCATCGGAATTGCGCTCCTTCCAAGGGACGCCGAGGATGTTGAAACGGCCCACCGCGTCGCTGGCCTTGCGCTTCGAGCGGCCAAGAAGAAGGAAGGCCCGCGCTACGAGTTTTTTGCGCCGCCCCTCAACGAACGCATCCAGAAGGAGATGCTGACGGAAACGCTTTTGCGTGCCGCGTTGAAGACAGATCAGCTACTTTTGCATTACCAACCGCAAATCCGGCCAGTGGACGGACGATTGGTTGGCGTGGAGGCCCTGATCCGCTGGCCGAGCGAAAAGCGCGGTTTTATTCCACCTGGAGAATTCATCCCGATTGCCGAAAAAACCGGCCTTGTGCTGGAACTGGGTCAATATGTGCTGGAAGCGGCCTGCAAGCAGGCGGCAGCCTGGCGCCAGGAAGGCTTCGACTTCCGTCAGGTGTCGGTCAATGTCTCACCCTTGCAATTCCGTCAGCCAAGCTTCGCCGATACGGTCCGCAACGTACTCGACACCTACGGCCTGCCACCGCATGTTCTTTGCCTGGAAGTCACCGAGAACGTCTTTTTCGACACCAGCGAGGTGACGGTTCTCGATATCCTGTCAGACCTGCAACAGATTGGTGTCCAGCTGTCCCTCGACGATTTCGGCTCCGGCTATTCCTCCCTGATCTATCTTCACAGGCTCCCCTTCCAGGAACTGAAGATCGACCGGGCGTTCCTCACGAAAGCCGACGAGAATCCGCAAAAGCGACAATTGTTTGAAGCCATTGTCGGCCTCAGCCGCAGCCTCGGCCTCCGGGTGATCGCCGAAGGTGCGGAAACTGCCGGAGAATATGCCCTGACCGCGGCGCTCGGCTGCGACGGCCTCCAGGGCTTCTACTGCTCACCGGCCGTTCCTGCCGGAGAACTCCGGGACCGCGTCTCGGCCTTTCAGAAGACCCTTGCTGATTCTGGCAAACCATTGTCTGGGATATCCGAAAGAAAGCGGGCCTGA
- a CDS encoding L,D-transpeptidase, producing MLNRRQFLAFATAAFAAGCQNQAQLPPRPARPGTPGADGVKVSSDFAQMYRAMPGERFPLPAIDLSKIDPVYYRQLVDYSAPEPAGTIIVDTPNRFLYLTMAGGKAMRYGVGIGRAGFAWGGRARIQHKRAWPTWTPPAEMIARQPDLEKYREGMPPGLDNPLGARALYIFEGNRDTLYRLHGTADTWSIGKAVSSGCVRLLQQDVIDLYNRVPNGTPIVVRQA from the coding sequence ATGCTGAACCGACGCCAGTTTCTTGCTTTTGCCACGGCGGCATTCGCAGCAGGCTGCCAGAACCAGGCGCAGCTGCCGCCCCGGCCCGCGCGTCCGGGCACCCCTGGTGCCGATGGTGTGAAGGTCTCCTCGGATTTTGCACAGATGTACCGGGCCATGCCCGGGGAGCGTTTCCCGCTTCCGGCGATCGACCTGAGCAAGATTGATCCGGTCTACTACCGCCAGCTGGTAGATTATTCTGCCCCTGAACCTGCCGGAACGATCATCGTCGACACGCCGAACCGGTTTCTTTACCTGACCATGGCGGGCGGCAAGGCCATGCGCTATGGCGTCGGCATCGGCCGTGCCGGTTTTGCCTGGGGAGGCCGCGCCAGGATCCAGCACAAGAGGGCCTGGCCAACCTGGACGCCTCCGGCAGAGATGATCGCGCGTCAGCCCGACCTTGAAAAATACCGGGAAGGCATGCCGCCCGGCCTCGACAATCCGCTTGGTGCACGGGCGCTTTACATCTTTGAAGGCAACCGCGACACGCTTTACCGCCTTCATGGCACTGCAGATACCTGGTCGATCGGGAAAGCCGTTTCGTCCGGCTGTGTGCGTCTGCTGCAGCAGGACGTGATCGATCTATACAACCGCGTCCCGAACGGCACGCCGATCGTGGTCCGTCAGGCCTGA
- the sfsA gene encoding DNA/RNA nuclease SfsA, translating into MKFTAPLVGGRLEKRYKRFLADVVLEDGSAVTAHCANPGSMLGLKEPGSRVWLSLSDNPKRKLKYSWEVIEADGALVGINTAHPNKLVEEALEAGRIDGLSGFASLRREVKYGKNSRIDILLESDAGAKTYVEVKNVHLMRQPGLAEFPDSVTARGAKHLGELADMVADGHRAAMVFLVQRPDCDRLSLAGDIDPTYAAAFAAARAAGVETYAIGCDVRLDGIDAIRPVTLEIA; encoded by the coding sequence ATGAAGTTCACCGCGCCACTGGTCGGCGGCCGGCTCGAGAAACGTTACAAGCGCTTCCTTGCCGATGTTGTCCTTGAGGACGGCAGTGCAGTTACGGCCCATTGCGCCAACCCGGGCTCCATGCTGGGGCTGAAGGAACCGGGGTCCCGGGTCTGGTTGTCGCTTTCGGACAATCCCAAACGGAAGCTCAAATACTCCTGGGAAGTGATCGAAGCAGACGGCGCGCTGGTCGGCATCAACACCGCGCATCCCAACAAGCTGGTGGAGGAAGCCCTGGAGGCGGGCCGGATCGACGGGCTGTCCGGCTTTGCTTCCCTGCGCCGGGAAGTCAAATACGGCAAGAATTCCCGCATCGATATCCTGCTGGAAAGCGATGCCGGGGCAAAGACCTATGTCGAGGTCAAGAATGTTCACCTCATGCGTCAGCCGGGGCTTGCGGAGTTTCCGGACAGCGTGACGGCGAGAGGGGCCAAGCATCTCGGCGAGTTGGCGGACATGGTTGCCGACGGACATCGCGCTGCCATGGTCTTCCTGGTCCAGCGGCCCGATTGCGATCGCCTGAGCCTTGCAGGCGATATCGACCCGACCTATGCGGCAGCATTTGCAGCCGCGCGTGCCGCAGGCGTGGAGACCTATGCGATCGGTTGCGATGTCCGGCTTGACGGGATCGACGCCATCAGGCCGGTGACCCTCGAGATTGCCTGA
- a CDS encoding TrkH family potassium uptake protein, translated as MNVLGFLYVGLATAMLIPAIVDVAQKNADWQAFVFSALLTGMVGMLLSIAVGGALREGLDTRQTFILTTLAWTTLPAFGALPFLWLGVGYADAVFEAVSGFTTTGSTVLTGLDGLPPGLLVWRSLMQWMGGIGIVVMAIVLLPFLRIGGMQLFQSESSDRSEKIVSRSVELIRLIGLAYLFLTVSCIAAYLATGMELFDAFNHALTTIATGGFSTHDLSFGYFTNPASGWVAVFFMVVGALPFVLIVQALRGHPLLLWRDPQVRALLGFLALVSLTLTVYLGINMQFPFDEALLRATFNVVSVVTGTGYALGDFSQWGAPVVGITLLLMFVGGCTGSTTGGIKIFRFLVFFGTVRAHLRRMVRPHRIMSEEYGGTRLTPELSFSVLAFLVVYLGSVGIITVALSFFDLDLVTAVSAAATSVGNVGPGLGPMIGPAGHFAPLPDGAKWLLSFAMLLGRLELFTVLVLLDPDFWSK; from the coding sequence TTGAACGTCCTTGGCTTCCTGTATGTCGGGCTTGCCACCGCCATGCTGATTCCGGCGATTGTCGACGTTGCGCAGAAAAACGCGGACTGGCAGGCCTTTGTGTTTTCGGCGCTGCTGACCGGGATGGTCGGCATGCTCTTGTCCATTGCCGTGGGCGGAGCCCTGCGTGAAGGCCTGGACACACGGCAGACCTTCATTCTGACTACGCTTGCCTGGACGACGCTGCCCGCTTTCGGAGCCTTGCCGTTCTTGTGGCTGGGCGTTGGGTATGCCGATGCCGTTTTTGAGGCCGTATCCGGCTTTACGACCACAGGTTCGACCGTTCTGACGGGCCTTGACGGCTTGCCGCCGGGTCTTCTTGTCTGGCGGTCCCTGATGCAGTGGATGGGCGGTATCGGGATTGTCGTTATGGCGATCGTGCTTTTGCCCTTCCTCAGAATCGGCGGAATGCAGCTGTTTCAGAGTGAAAGCTCGGACAGGTCGGAAAAGATCGTCAGCCGTTCCGTGGAACTGATCCGCCTGATCGGCCTGGCCTATCTTTTCCTGACGGTCTCCTGCATCGCGGCCTATCTGGCGACGGGCATGGAGCTGTTTGATGCCTTCAACCATGCGCTGACCACGATTGCGACGGGTGGATTTTCCACCCATGACCTGTCCTTCGGGTATTTCACCAACCCGGCATCCGGCTGGGTGGCAGTGTTTTTCATGGTGGTCGGCGCCTTGCCCTTCGTGCTGATCGTGCAGGCCTTGCGCGGTCATCCGCTGTTGCTGTGGCGCGACCCACAGGTTCGGGCGCTGCTCGGCTTTCTGGCGCTCGTCTCGCTGACGCTGACGGTCTATCTCGGCATCAACATGCAGTTTCCCTTCGATGAGGCGCTGCTGCGTGCCACTTTCAACGTGGTGTCGGTGGTCACCGGGACGGGCTATGCGCTCGGCGACTTTTCGCAATGGGGCGCGCCGGTTGTCGGCATCACCTTGCTGCTGATGTTCGTCGGTGGCTGCACCGGATCGACAACGGGCGGCATCAAGATCTTCCGCTTTCTTGTCTTCTTCGGCACGGTCAGGGCGCATCTGCGCCGCATGGTGCGCCCGCACCGGATCATGTCGGAAGAATATGGCGGCACGCGGCTGACACCGGAATTGTCATTCTCGGTCCTGGCGTTCCTGGTGGTCTATCTGGGGTCCGTCGGCATCATTACGGTTGCGCTGTCGTTTTTTGATCTCGATCTGGTCACGGCCGTCTCCGCCGCGGCGACGTCCGTCGGAAATGTCGGGCCCGGGCTCGGGCCCATGATCGGACCGGCTGGTCATTTCGCGCCGCTGCCGGACGGCGCAAAGTGGTTGTTGTCCTTTGCCATGCTTTTAGGCCGTCTTGAACTGTTCACGGTTCTGGTGCTGCTTGACCCGGATTTCTGGTCCAAATAG
- a CDS encoding osmoprotectant NAGGN system M42 family peptidase has product MTLLNIDISYLTDKLNELLQIPSPTGYTDEIVRHVCKELESLGVFFEITRRGAVRARIEGKSRKPARAFVSHLDTLGAQVKSLKENGRLELVPIGHWSARFAEGARTTLFSENGAYSGTILPLKASGHTFNEEVDKLPVGWDYVELRVDAYSKTRDDLHRLGIDVGDFVAIDPAPEFLENGFIVSRHLDNKAGVAVMLAALKALVETEIEPTVDIYWLFTIAEETGHGAQSILTPEIASLVAIDNGTTAPGQNSDEFGVTIAMGDQTGPFDYHLTRKMAQLCRDNDIKFQKDIFRYYRSDAATAIEAGADVRTALITFGVDASHGYERIHMHALRSLAELATGYALSPVEIQRDAREFGGLKGFTSQPTADADQTLAPETDEPLPEPAVD; this is encoded by the coding sequence ATGACGCTCTTGAACATCGATATCTCCTATCTCACGGATAAACTGAACGAGCTTTTGCAGATACCCAGCCCAACCGGCTATACCGATGAAATCGTGCGGCATGTCTGCAAGGAACTTGAATCCCTCGGCGTGTTTTTCGAGATCACCCGGCGCGGCGCCGTCAGGGCGCGGATTGAGGGCAAGAGCCGCAAACCGGCCCGGGCCTTTGTCTCGCACCTCGACACGCTCGGTGCGCAGGTCAAGTCGCTGAAGGAAAATGGCCGCCTTGAACTTGTGCCGATCGGGCACTGGTCGGCCCGCTTTGCCGAAGGTGCCCGGACCACGCTCTTTTCCGAGAACGGCGCCTATTCCGGCACCATCCTGCCCCTGAAGGCATCAGGTCACACCTTTAACGAAGAGGTCGACAAGCTGCCGGTGGGCTGGGACTATGTCGAGCTCCGGGTCGATGCCTATTCCAAGACCCGTGACGATCTACACCGGCTCGGCATTGATGTTGGTGACTTTGTTGCCATTGATCCGGCACCGGAGTTTCTGGAAAACGGGTTCATTGTTTCACGTCACCTCGACAACAAGGCCGGCGTCGCCGTGATGCTGGCGGCCTTGAAGGCCCTGGTTGAAACGGAGATCGAACCGACGGTCGACATCTACTGGCTGTTCACCATCGCCGAAGAGACGGGTCACGGCGCCCAGTCGATCCTGACGCCGGAAATCGCGTCACTGGTGGCCATCGACAATGGCACCACAGCGCCCGGCCAGAACTCCGACGAGTTTGGCGTCACGATTGCAATGGGAGACCAGACCGGCCCGTTCGACTACCACTTGACCCGCAAGATGGCCCAGCTCTGCCGCGACAACGATATCAAGTTTCAAAAGGATATCTTCCGGTATTACCGTTCCGACGCAGCGACCGCAATCGAGGCGGGCGCGGATGTGCGTACGGCGCTGATCACCTTTGGTGTCGATGCCAGCCACGGCTATGAGCGCATTCACATGCATGCGCTGCGCTCTCTTGCCGAGCTTGCGACGGGGTATGCGCTCAGCCCGGTGGAAATCCAGCGCGACGCGCGCGAGTTCGGCGGTCTGAAGGGCTTCACAAGCCAGCCCACGGCAGATGCCGACCAGACACTGGCGCCGGAAACGGACGAACCGCTCCCGGAGCCGGCTGTCGACTAG
- the ngg gene encoding N-acetylglutaminylglutamine synthetase: MAENDPSRPKGAFDHRLKRMREHGLKPEFRLEEETEAQKNRYINCGWGRLVFANTYQDMDKLIEVLRNERPDRRDIAFYVRDPHVLVGSAPQELFLDPSHTFRLNLATYRPARSRRKGFTVRRLSSRSDAEAINELYIRRGMVPVPPEFFWSELDPRTTTILVAEEDDTGSIVGTAMGIDHSRATSGADQGSSLWCLAVSPQARFPGVGEALARRLAEVFKGKGLPHMDLSVLHDNDLAIGLYEKLGFERVPFFTVKRKNTINEALFAGPALEDKLNPYATIIVNEARRRGIQTEILDAEGGFFRLSYGGRSVACRESLSEFTSAVAMSICDDKATTRRIVERAGVEVPDQILAGGADDIALFLEKHGSVVVKPARGEQGKGIAIGLTSVSQVMDAIDVARTFSNDVLVEECVSGQDLRLVVIDYKVVAAALRKPAEVTGNGKATIRELIETQSRRRSAATGGESTIVIDDEVDRCLDAHDLALDDILPQGQVLAVRRTANLHTGGTIHDVTGETHHALIDAAIRAARAIEIPVTGIDLMVKDPRQPEYRFIEANERPGLANHEPQPTAERFVDFLFPLSVPQPVRTTLSRAGS; this comes from the coding sequence TTGGCTGAGAACGATCCCTCACGCCCCAAGGGGGCCTTTGACCACCGGCTGAAGCGGATGCGCGAACATGGCCTGAAACCCGAGTTCAGACTGGAGGAAGAAACGGAGGCCCAGAAAAACCGCTACATCAATTGCGGTTGGGGCCGGCTCGTTTTTGCCAACACCTACCAGGACATGGACAAGCTGATCGAGGTCCTGCGCAATGAGCGCCCGGACCGGCGCGACATCGCCTTTTACGTCCGCGACCCTCATGTCCTGGTCGGGTCCGCCCCGCAGGAGCTTTTCCTGGATCCGTCCCACACGTTCCGGCTCAATCTGGCGACCTACCGCCCTGCCCGCAGCCGGCGCAAGGGTTTCACGGTCCGCCGGCTGTCCTCGCGCAGTGATGCGGAGGCCATCAACGAGCTCTATATCCGCCGCGGCATGGTGCCGGTGCCCCCGGAGTTCTTCTGGTCGGAACTCGACCCCCGGACCACGACGATCCTGGTTGCCGAAGAGGACGACACCGGCAGCATCGTCGGCACAGCCATGGGCATCGATCACAGCCGGGCGACCAGTGGCGCCGATCAGGGCAGTTCGCTCTGGTGTCTCGCCGTGTCACCACAAGCCCGCTTTCCCGGTGTTGGAGAGGCGCTGGCGCGCCGCCTTGCGGAAGTCTTCAAGGGCAAGGGCCTGCCCCATATGGATCTCTCTGTTCTCCACGACAACGACCTTGCCATTGGCCTTTACGAAAAACTCGGCTTCGAGCGGGTGCCCTTTTTCACGGTCAAGCGCAAGAACACCATCAACGAGGCTCTGTTTGCCGGACCTGCCCTGGAGGACAAGCTCAATCCCTATGCCACGATCATCGTCAATGAGGCGCGGCGGCGGGGAATCCAGACGGAGATCCTCGATGCGGAAGGCGGCTTCTTCCGCCTGTCCTACGGTGGCCGGTCGGTGGCATGCCGGGAATCCTTGAGCGAGTTTACCAGCGCCGTTGCCATGTCCATCTGCGACGACAAGGCAACCACCCGTCGTATTGTCGAGCGCGCCGGTGTCGAGGTCCCCGACCAGATCCTGGCGGGTGGCGCCGACGACATCGCGCTGTTCCTGGAAAAACATGGATCCGTGGTGGTCAAACCGGCACGTGGCGAACAGGGCAAGGGCATTGCCATCGGCCTGACCTCTGTCAGCCAGGTCATGGACGCCATAGACGTGGCGCGGACCTTTTCCAACGATGTCCTGGTGGAAGAATGTGTTTCCGGGCAAGACCTCAGGCTTGTCGTCATCGACTACAAGGTCGTTGCGGCTGCCTTGCGCAAGCCGGCGGAAGTCACCGGCAATGGCAAGGCCACCATCCGGGAACTCATTGAGACCCAGTCCAGAAGACGGTCGGCGGCAACCGGCGGCGAATCCACGATCGTTATTGACGACGAAGTGGATCGCTGCCTCGACGCGCATGATCTGGCCTTGGACGATATTCTCCCTCAAGGCCAGGTGCTGGCCGTTCGGCGCACCGCCAATCTTCATACCGGCGGCACCATCCACGATGTCACCGGAGAAACCCATCATGCGCTGATAGATGCCGCCATTCGGGCCGCGCGCGCGATCGAAATTCCTGTCACCGGCATTGACTTGATGGTCAAGGACCCCCGACAACCGGAATATCGCTTTATCGAGGCGAATGAACGGCCGGGGCTTGCTAATCACGAACCGCAGCCGACAGCAGAGCGCTTCGTAGATTTCCTCTTCCCCCTGTCGGTGCCCCAGCCCGTCAGGACGACATTGAGCCGGGCCGGATCATGA
- a CDS encoding MarR family winged helix-turn-helix transcriptional regulator, translating to MQAMESSQVVKAIRKIVRAIDLRSREVSRQTGLTIPQIVVLQGVRDLGEVTTKALSENADLSSATVVTILDKLEEKGLIERYRSVSDRRIVHARLTADGETIACDLPGLLHEEFEKKFDALDPEDRAQLVSSIEQIAEMMNAHKLDAAAILVTGKLPD from the coding sequence ATGCAGGCGATGGAGTCATCGCAAGTGGTCAAGGCCATCCGGAAAATCGTTCGGGCCATTGACTTGCGCTCTCGGGAGGTGTCCAGGCAGACAGGTCTGACGATCCCGCAAATTGTTGTTTTGCAAGGCGTTCGCGACCTTGGTGAAGTCACGACGAAAGCCCTGTCCGAGAATGCCGATCTGAGTTCGGCGACCGTCGTGACAATTCTCGACAAGCTGGAGGAAAAAGGGCTTATCGAACGCTACAGGTCGGTCTCCGACAGGCGAATCGTGCATGCGAGGCTGACCGCTGACGGGGAAACGATTGCGTGCGATCTACCGGGCCTGCTGCATGAAGAGTTTGAAAAAAAATTCGATGCCCTCGACCCGGAAGATCGTGCGCAACTGGTTTCCTCCATTGAGCAGATTGCCGAAATGATGAATGCCCACAAGCTGGATGCCGCCGCAATTCTGGTAACGGGCAAGTTGCCTGACTGA